Part of the Eshraghiella crossota genome is shown below.
TTTTACTTTTGGGTTGATGTTATATATAATTTTGGATAAGAAAGAAACATAAACTTATGATTTACACAAATTATTACAATTCACCTATCGGCAGGATAACAATGGCAAGTGAAGGAACTGCATTGATAGGCTTGTGGTTTGAAGGACAAAAATATTTTGCTGATTCCATCAAGGAAGAATGTACAGAAAAAGACCTTGATATATTTGATGATACATCAAGGTGGCTTGATATTTATTTTAGCGGAAAAGAACCTGATTTTACACCAAAGATTTTAATTACAGGTACATCGTTTAGAAAATCGGTAGCAGAGATTATGCTTACTATTCCTTACGGTAAAACAATGACTTACGGTGAGATTGCCAATGTAATAGCTAAGGAAAAAGGCATTGCGAAAATGTCAGCACAGGCTGTTGGCGGTGCGGTTGGACATAATTCGATTTCGATAATTATTCCCTGTCACAGAGTTGTGGGCACAA
Proteins encoded:
- a CDS encoding methylated-DNA--[protein]-cysteine S-methyltransferase; translation: MIYTNYYNSPIGRITMASEGTALIGLWFEGQKYFADSIKEECTEKDLDIFDDTSRWLDIYFSGKEPDFTPKILITGTSFRKSVAEIMLTIPYGKTMTYGEIANVIAKEKGIAKMSAQAVGGAVGHNSISIIIPCHRVVGTNGSLTGYAGGLDKKIQLLKLEKTDKI